From a region of the Halomonas sp. HL-93 genome:
- the rlmB gene encoding 23S rRNA (guanosine(2251)-2'-O)-methyltransferase RlmB — MKSAGSRQRPRTPDGLDQVYGVHALQSLLERGEAPKEIWVQQGAGNRLSELLTQAGGQGAKIQEHPRALLDQLTQGAAHQGVVAFCPPLTPESEESLWLKLRAWPSNTPPLLLVLDGVTDVHNFGACLRSADAAGAHGVIVAKDKAAPLNATVRKVACGAAEVVPVYQVTNLARAMAKLKDAGVWITGTAGEADASVYDIDMSGPTALVMGAEGKGMRRLTREACDNLAKLPMAGQVSSLNVSVAAGICLFEAVRQRQLAS, encoded by the coding sequence ATGAAATCGGCTGGGTCTCGACAGCGTCCGCGCACGCCCGATGGGTTGGATCAAGTGTATGGCGTACACGCTTTGCAAAGCCTGCTCGAAAGGGGAGAAGCACCCAAAGAAATATGGGTGCAGCAAGGCGCGGGTAATCGGCTAAGCGAGCTGCTGACCCAGGCCGGTGGTCAGGGGGCGAAGATTCAAGAACATCCCCGGGCGCTTCTGGACCAGTTAACGCAAGGTGCGGCGCATCAAGGCGTTGTGGCATTTTGTCCGCCGTTAACGCCTGAAAGCGAAGAGTCGCTGTGGCTCAAGCTGCGCGCCTGGCCGTCGAACACGCCACCGTTGCTGCTGGTGCTGGATGGAGTGACCGATGTGCATAATTTTGGTGCCTGTCTGCGTAGCGCGGATGCCGCCGGTGCCCATGGCGTCATCGTGGCGAAAGATAAAGCCGCGCCATTAAATGCTACCGTTCGCAAAGTGGCCTGCGGGGCCGCAGAGGTAGTGCCTGTTTATCAGGTCACCAATCTGGCCCGTGCGATGGCGAAGCTTAAAGACGCGGGCGTATGGATTACCGGTACTGCCGGTGAAGCCGATGCCAGCGTTTACGATATCGACATGTCGGGTCCCACTGCGCTGGTGATGGGGGCTGAAGGCAAAGGGATGCGTCGTTTAACCCGCGAAGCGTGCGATAACCTCGCCAAGCTACCCATGGCTGGGCAGGTGTCTAGTTTGAACGTCTCTGTCGCGGCAGGTATCTGCTTATTTGAAGCGGTACGCCAGCGGCAGCTTGCAAGTTAA
- a CDS encoding DNA/RNA non-specific endonuclease: MTRLRLGWRRQARRIAILVLFVVLGTVLWQYQERQHKDAYTWQGVPTWEALSLTSFHRVLRNDGYLVGWSDVRVNPLWVSYQVAAVDDTRIGSRPDFRPDWRTIWPVGTDSYSGSGYDRGHLAPNYAIAAVHGRSAQFDTFYMSNMTPQRPNLNRQLWQRLEEAVMDHFAPRYDRLQIITGPVFPENFMDNVFNRVGLVEVPEAFYKIIVAPHDEAPLALAFIMPQDVRGNEPLDDYLVSIDDVEAQTGLDFFPELNDEVESVLESEVSTDGWALEEVAKKPGRYQ; the protein is encoded by the coding sequence GTGACTAGATTGCGCTTAGGTTGGCGTCGGCAGGCCAGACGAATAGCGATTCTCGTGCTGTTTGTGGTGCTGGGGACCGTGCTATGGCAGTACCAGGAACGCCAGCACAAGGACGCCTACACCTGGCAAGGCGTGCCCACCTGGGAAGCGCTTAGCCTGACCTCGTTCCACCGCGTGCTGCGCAATGACGGTTATCTGGTCGGTTGGTCGGACGTTCGCGTCAATCCGCTTTGGGTCAGCTATCAGGTCGCTGCCGTTGACGATACGCGTATTGGCTCACGACCCGACTTTCGGCCCGATTGGCGAACAATATGGCCGGTGGGCACCGACAGCTATTCGGGCAGCGGCTATGATCGCGGTCATCTTGCCCCCAACTATGCCATTGCCGCCGTTCACGGACGTAGCGCCCAGTTTGATACGTTTTACATGAGTAATATGACGCCCCAGCGGCCCAATCTAAACCGCCAGCTCTGGCAGCGTTTAGAAGAAGCCGTGATGGATCATTTCGCGCCGCGGTATGATCGCTTGCAAATTATTACCGGCCCAGTTTTCCCAGAGAACTTTATGGATAACGTGTTTAATCGGGTGGGCTTGGTCGAAGTGCCGGAAGCGTTCTACAAAATCATCGTGGCGCCCCACGATGAAGCACCGCTGGCGCTGGCGTTTATCATGCCCCAGGACGTACGCGGCAATGAACCGCTGGACGACTATCTGGTCAGCATTGACGACGTAGAAGCACAAACCGGTTTGGACTTCTTTCCCGAGCTGAATGACGAAGTAGAGAGTGTCTTGGAAAGCGAGGTCAGCACCGACGGCTGGGCGCTGGAGGAAGTAGCTAAAAAACCTGGGCGCTATCAATAA
- a CDS encoding high-potential iron-sulfur protein, whose product MANQSRRAFMRSSMLSLAALPLGAGILSKTAFAQELPRLDPSASNAQALNYVEDAADASDHPAYEEGQRCDNCMFYSADNEGCQLFPENSVEPAGWCQSWVEQG is encoded by the coding sequence ATGGCTAACCAAAGCCGACGTGCCTTCATGCGTTCCAGCATGCTAAGCCTTGCTGCCCTGCCGCTTGGCGCGGGTATCTTGTCTAAAACAGCCTTTGCGCAAGAGTTGCCGCGGCTGGATCCTTCCGCGAGTAATGCCCAAGCGTTGAACTATGTGGAAGACGCAGCGGATGCCAGCGATCATCCTGCCTATGAAGAGGGTCAGCGCTGCGATAACTGCATGTTCTACTCCGCCGATAACGAGGGATGCCAGCTTTTCCCGGAAAATAGCGTAGAACCCGCCGGTTGGTGCCAGTCCTGGGTCGAACAGGGCTAG
- the rnr gene encoding ribonuclease R, translating to MKYWTLSDDPHAEREAHKYDNPAPSREYLLAALEQYGKPVTHEDMSQLLGLEDEDHHEAVRRRLAAMERDGQVLRDRRGAYALINKLDLIKGKVLGHRDGFGFLLRDDGKKPDLVLPPRQMRRVFHGDHVLVRISGRDRRGRDEATIADVISRNTQTIVGVYRSNTPEFGILIPENPRVTQEVIIPHSACGGAKDGQVISAKIVKQPETRVQPVGEVIEVLGERMDPGMEIDIAIRSYEIPAEFPPEVLDQTSGISAEVLEDDKQHRVDLRDTPLVTIDDESAKDFDDAVCAWKTKSGSWKLLVAIADVSHYVRPGTPLDDEARTRGNSVYFPGQVVPMLPELLSNGLCSLNPHVDRLVMVCEMNISKTGAISRYRFYEAVMNSHARLTYNKVAAMLDKESEEGQALREEHAGLVKPLESLHELYQLLREAREERGAIDFDTTETAIIFNDERKIEKIVPRSRNDAHKIIEECMLAANVATARFLDKHDLPALYRIHERPTPERLDKLRLFLNELGLSVGGGDMPTPQDYQALRETITGRSDFDIIQTVMLRSMNQAVYSPQNEGHFGLAYQAYAHFTSPIRRYPDLLVHRAIRSVIRGPRQTNTVLRVEGAPVEPPSKWCPYTFEQMLELGEHCSMTERRADDATRDVESWLKCEFMSDKLGETFDGTIASVTQFGLFVRLDAFYVEGLVHVTSLPSDYYHYEAEKHRLKGERTGTTYRLGDGLSVQVARVDMDDRKIDFGLADEKPRPRRQPRKKPSAEGNKANSGGKDKPDTRRGPRRTRQGPRKPSTNKG from the coding sequence ATGAAGTATTGGACATTAAGTGATGATCCGCACGCCGAGCGCGAGGCGCATAAATACGACAACCCCGCACCGAGCCGCGAATATTTGCTGGCGGCGCTAGAGCAGTACGGTAAGCCGGTTACCCACGAAGACATGAGCCAGCTGCTGGGCCTGGAAGACGAGGACCACCACGAAGCCGTGCGCCGTCGCTTGGCCGCCATGGAACGCGACGGGCAGGTGCTGCGCGATCGTCGTGGTGCCTATGCGCTGATCAACAAGCTCGACCTTATTAAAGGCAAGGTGCTTGGCCACCGTGATGGTTTCGGTTTTCTATTGCGTGACGATGGTAAAAAGCCTGACCTGGTATTGCCGCCCCGGCAAATGCGCCGCGTGTTCCATGGAGACCACGTGCTGGTACGTATTAGCGGGCGTGACCGCCGCGGCCGGGATGAAGCGACGATTGCCGATGTTATCTCGCGCAATACGCAGACCATTGTTGGTGTTTACCGCAGCAATACCCCCGAGTTTGGCATCCTGATACCGGAAAATCCGCGTGTTACTCAGGAAGTGATTATTCCACATAGTGCCTGCGGCGGTGCTAAAGACGGGCAGGTGATCTCGGCCAAGATCGTTAAGCAGCCCGAAACTCGCGTGCAGCCGGTAGGCGAAGTCATTGAAGTACTTGGCGAACGTATGGATCCCGGCATGGAAATCGATATTGCCATTCGCAGTTATGAGATCCCCGCTGAGTTCCCGCCCGAAGTCCTGGACCAAACGAGCGGTATATCGGCTGAGGTGCTCGAAGACGATAAGCAGCACCGGGTAGATCTGCGCGACACGCCGCTGGTCACCATTGATGACGAATCCGCCAAGGATTTCGATGATGCGGTCTGTGCCTGGAAGACCAAGTCGGGCAGTTGGAAGCTGCTGGTGGCCATTGCTGACGTTTCGCACTATGTGCGTCCCGGCACGCCACTGGATGACGAAGCGCGCACGCGGGGTAACTCGGTATATTTCCCGGGCCAAGTGGTGCCCATGCTGCCTGAGTTGCTTTCTAATGGACTCTGTTCGCTAAATCCGCATGTCGATCGCCTGGTCATGGTCTGCGAGATGAATATCTCGAAGACCGGTGCCATCAGCCGCTACCGTTTTTACGAAGCGGTAATGAACTCGCACGCACGCCTCACTTACAACAAGGTGGCGGCGATGCTCGACAAGGAAAGCGAAGAGGGCCAGGCATTACGCGAAGAACACGCGGGGCTAGTCAAGCCGCTGGAAAGCCTTCATGAGCTATACCAGTTGCTGCGCGAAGCCAGGGAAGAACGCGGGGCGATTGACTTTGATACCACCGAAACGGCGATCATCTTCAACGATGAGCGCAAAATCGAAAAAATTGTCCCGCGCAGTCGTAACGATGCGCACAAGATCATCGAAGAGTGCATGCTGGCGGCCAACGTCGCGACCGCGCGTTTCCTGGATAAGCATGATCTGCCCGCGCTCTATCGTATCCACGAGCGGCCGACGCCTGAACGGCTCGATAAGCTACGTCTTTTCCTGAACGAGCTAGGCCTCTCGGTGGGCGGTGGCGATATGCCAACACCCCAGGACTACCAGGCGCTGCGCGAGACGATTACGGGCCGTTCAGACTTCGATATCATCCAGACGGTCATGCTGCGCTCGATGAATCAGGCGGTTTATTCGCCGCAAAACGAAGGCCACTTTGGCTTGGCCTATCAGGCCTACGCGCACTTTACGTCGCCGATTCGTCGCTATCCTGATTTGCTGGTGCACCGGGCCATTCGCTCGGTTATTCGCGGGCCGCGCCAAACCAATACCGTGCTGCGGGTCGAAGGTGCGCCGGTTGAACCGCCGAGCAAATGGTGTCCGTACACCTTCGAGCAGATGCTTGAGCTGGGTGAACATTGCTCCATGACCGAGCGCCGCGCGGATGACGCCACGCGCGATGTAGAGAGCTGGCTCAAGTGCGAGTTCATGTCCGACAAGCTGGGCGAAACTTTCGATGGCACCATTGCATCGGTGACACAGTTTGGCTTGTTCGTCCGCCTGGATGCGTTTTATGTCGAAGGGTTAGTGCACGTCACATCGCTGCCCTCGGACTATTACCACTACGAAGCTGAAAAGCATCGTCTTAAAGGCGAGCGCACCGGTACTACCTACCGCTTAGGCGATGGGTTGAGCGTCCAGGTGGCGCGCGTGGATATGGACGACCGCAAAATCGATTTCGGCCTTGCCGACGAGAAGCCACGCCCACGTCGCCAGCCGCGCAAGAAACCATCGGCCGAGGGCAATAAGGCCAACAGTGGTGGTAAAGACAAGCCCGATACACGCCGAGGTCCTCGGCGCACGCGTCAAGGCCCGCGTAAGCCATCAACGAATAAGGGCTGA
- a CDS encoding SpoVR family protein — MNATRKPIATGSDWNFSVLERFDAELARLADEYRLDTYPNQIELITTEQMMDAYASVGMPVGYHHWSFGKQFLAVEQAYKRGQMGLAYELVINSNPCIAYLMEENTLMMQVLVMAHACYGHNSFFKGNYLFRTWTDAESIVDYLVFARQYIARCEERHGVQAVEQLLDACHALQNYGVDRYKRPSPISAEEEAKRQEEREAYLQTQVNLLWRTIPDSPEGSESLPGSLSPEEDDPLGLHSGGRYPPEPQENLLYFIEKNAPLLAPWQREIVRIVRKLAQYFYPQRQTQVMNEGWACFWHYTLMNRLYDDGNVDEGLMLEFLQSHAAVINQPAFDSPYYSGINPYALGFAIFMDIKRICETPTEEDREWFPDIAGSPWRDTIEFAMRNFKDESFIQQFLSPKVMRDHKLFLVVDDDQEEMLEVAAIHNEQGYRQVRDALATQYALSVREPNIQVVEAAIRGDRSLTLHHVQDSRRPLARSVYPVIRHLQKLWGFPVHLVSMEEGRVTRRYRWPVEEIPQGEE; from the coding sequence ATGAATGCCACCCGTAAGCCGATTGCGACCGGTTCCGATTGGAACTTCAGCGTGCTTGAGCGTTTTGATGCGGAGCTTGCGCGCCTGGCTGACGAATACCGGTTGGATACCTACCCGAACCAGATTGAATTGATCACTACCGAGCAAATGATGGACGCCTACGCCAGCGTCGGCATGCCGGTGGGCTACCACCACTGGTCATTCGGTAAGCAGTTTTTAGCGGTAGAGCAGGCTTACAAGCGCGGCCAAATGGGGCTGGCCTACGAGTTGGTTATCAATTCCAATCCCTGCATCGCCTACCTGATGGAGGAGAACACTCTGATGATGCAGGTGCTGGTGATGGCCCACGCCTGCTACGGCCACAACTCCTTTTTTAAAGGCAATTACCTGTTCCGCACCTGGACGGATGCAGAGTCCATCGTTGATTATCTGGTCTTTGCCCGCCAGTACATTGCCCGGTGCGAGGAGCGCCACGGCGTTCAGGCCGTCGAGCAGTTGCTGGATGCCTGCCATGCGCTACAAAACTATGGAGTAGATCGTTACAAGCGGCCGTCGCCTATTTCGGCGGAAGAAGAAGCCAAGCGCCAGGAGGAACGCGAGGCCTATCTGCAAACGCAGGTGAACCTGCTGTGGCGTACGATTCCCGACAGCCCGGAAGGTAGCGAATCGTTGCCCGGTAGTTTGTCGCCTGAAGAAGATGATCCGCTTGGGCTGCATAGCGGCGGGCGCTACCCGCCCGAACCCCAGGAAAACCTGCTCTATTTTATTGAGAAAAATGCGCCGTTGCTGGCCCCCTGGCAGCGGGAAATCGTGCGGATCGTGCGTAAACTGGCGCAGTATTTTTATCCTCAACGGCAAACCCAGGTAATGAACGAAGGCTGGGCATGTTTCTGGCACTACACGTTAATGAACCGGCTCTACGATGACGGCAATGTCGATGAGGGTCTGATGCTTGAGTTTTTACAGTCCCATGCGGCGGTGATTAACCAGCCAGCCTTTGATAGCCCCTACTACAGCGGCATTAACCCCTACGCGCTGGGCTTCGCCATTTTTATGGACATCAAGCGTATCTGCGAGACGCCCACCGAAGAGGACCGCGAATGGTTTCCTGATATCGCCGGCTCGCCCTGGCGCGACACGATTGAGTTTGCGATGCGTAATTTTAAGGACGAGTCGTTTATTCAGCAGTTTCTGTCACCCAAGGTGATGCGTGATCACAAACTGTTTCTGGTGGTCGATGATGATCAGGAGGAAATGTTGGAGGTGGCGGCCATTCACAATGAACAGGGCTACCGGCAGGTGCGCGATGCACTGGCAACCCAATATGCGTTATCGGTGCGTGAGCCTAATATCCAAGTCGTTGAAGCCGCGATTCGTGGTGATCGCTCGCTCACACTGCATCATGTCCAAGATAGCCGCCGCCCGCTGGCACGTAGCGTGTACCCTGTCATTCGGCATTTGCAAAAGCTGTGGGGCTTCCCCGTTCACTTGGTCTCGATGGAAGAGGGGCGCGTTACGCGGCGTTACCGGTGGCCTGTCGAGGAAATTCCTCAAGGCGAAGAATGA
- a CDS encoding Lrp/AsnC family transcriptional regulator yields the protein MQNAVILINTEKGQVKAVAERLADVDGISEVYSTCGRYDLVAIARTRDFESLADLVTERLNAVEGISDTETLNAMQVHSRHDLETMFSLGW from the coding sequence ATGCAAAACGCAGTCATCCTAATCAATACCGAGAAAGGCCAAGTCAAGGCCGTCGCGGAGCGCTTGGCGGATGTCGACGGCATCAGCGAAGTGTACTCGACCTGCGGCCGCTACGATTTAGTCGCTATCGCACGGACTCGTGATTTTGAAAGCCTGGCCGACCTTGTCACCGAACGACTCAATGCCGTAGAAGGTATCAGCGATACCGAAACGCTCAACGCCATGCAGGTGCATTCTCGCCACGATCTGGAAACCATGTTTTCACTCGGCTGGTAA